In the Candidatus Zixiibacteriota bacterium genome, one interval contains:
- a CDS encoding RDD family protein codes for MPVGSGYNSLHFAGLWTRFTALLIDFTLLSLPFFVITRIVKGVWLMGAKDHRWASGWFISDPLCIIFLAVIILYFILLEGLAGMTVGKRLLGIKVVDVKGGRPGLKKSLVRNLLRAVDSLPALNVVGVILILKSPERARFGDRIAGTRVVKLMK; via the coding sequence ATGCCTGTTGGTTCCGGATATAATAGTCTCCATTTTGCGGGCCTGTGGACACGGTTCACAGCCCTGCTTATCGATTTCACTCTCCTGAGCCTTCCATTTTTTGTTATCACAAGAATTGTCAAAGGAGTCTGGCTGATGGGGGCTAAAGACCATCGCTGGGCAAGCGGTTGGTTCATTAGTGACCCCTTATGCATAATCTTTCTGGCAGTTATTATCTTGTACTTCATTCTGCTTGAAGGTCTGGCCGGGATGACCGTCGGCAAACGATTGCTGGGGATTAAGGTGGTCGACGTTAAGGGCGGTCGGCCGGGCTTAAAGAAAAGTCTTGTCAGGAATCTTCTGCGGGCGGTGGACAGTCTTCCGGCACTGAACGTTGTCGGTGTGATTTTGATTCTGAAGTCACCGGAGCGGGCGCGATTCGGGGACAGGATTGCCGGCACTCGGGTAGTCAAGTTGATGAAATGA